The Herbiconiux sp. SALV-R1 nucleotide sequence ACGACGCGGGAAAGCTCGGCGAGCTGTGACGCGGGAGCGACGGGCGAGCAGTCAGACCCCTCAGACCAGGCTGCGCAGCACGTACTGCAGGATGCCGCCGTTGCGGTAGTAGTCGGCCTCACCGGGCGTATCGATGCGCACGACCGCGTCGAACTCGACGGTCTCCTTGCCCGCGGGCGAGTTCTCGCTCGGGGCGGCGACGACGTGCACGGTCTTCGGGGTGCGGCCCTCGTTCAGCTCCTCGATACCGGAGATCGAGACGACCTCGGTGCCGTCGAGGCCGAGCGACTCGACGCTCTCGCCGGCCGGGAACTGCAGCGGAACCACGCCCATGCCGATGAGGTTCGAGCGGTGGATGCGCTCGAAGCTCTCGACGATCACGGCCTTCACGCCGAGCAGCGAGGTACCCTTCGCCGCCCAGTCGCGCGACGAACCCGAGCCGTACTCCTTGCCGCCGAAGATGACGAGCGGGATGCCGGCCGCCTGGTAGTTCATCGACGCGTCGTAGATGAACGACTGCGGGCCGCCCTCCTGCGTGAAATCGCGGGTGTAACCGCCCTCCACGCCGTCGAGCAGCTGGTTCTTCAGACGGATGTTCGCGAAGGTTCCGCGGATCATCACCTCGTGGTTGCCGCGACGCGAGCCGTAGGAGTTGTAGTCCTTGCGGGCCACTCCGTGCTCGTCGAGGTACTTGCCGGCGGGGCTGTCGGCCTTGATGTTGCCGGCGGGCGAGATGTGGTCGGTGGTGACCGAGTCGCCGAGCTTCGCCAGCACCCGGGCGCCCGCGATGTCGGAGACCGGGGTGGTCTCGAGGGTCATGCCCTCGAAGTACGGGGGCTTCCGCACGTAGGTCGACTCCGCATCCCACTCGAAGGTGGGGCCGGTGGGCGTCGGCAGCGACCGCCAGCGCTCGTCGCCGTCGAACACGCCGGAGTACTCGTGGTCGAACATCTCGGTGTTGATCGAGGTGTCGATCGTGCGCTGCACCTCCGCCGAGTCGGGCCAGATGTCGCGGAGGAAGACGTCGTTGCCCTCGGTGTCCTGCCCGAGAGCGTCGGTCTCGAAGTCGAAGTTCATCGACCCGGCCAGGGCGTAGGCGATGACGAGCGGGGGCGACGCCAGGTAGTTCATCTTCACGTCGGGCGAGATGCGGCCCTCGAAGTTGCGGTTGCCCGAGAGCACCGCGGTGACGGCGAGGTCGTTGTCGTTGATGGCGGCGCTGACCTCGTCGATCAGCGGGCCGGTGTTGCCGATGCACACCGTGCATCCGTAACCCACGGTGTAGAAGCCGAGGGCCTCGAGGTCGTCGGTGAGGCCGGCCTTGGCGTAGTAGTCGGTGACGACCTTCGAACCGGGAGCGAGGGTGGTCTTCACCCACGGCTTCGCCTTGAGGCCGAGCTTGTTCGCGTTGCGGGCGAGCAGGCCCGCCGCCAGCATCACCGACGGGTTCGAGGTGTTGGTGCACGAGGTGATGGCCGCGACGGCGACGGCGCCGTGGTCGAGGGTGTACCGGTCGCCGGATGCTGTGGTCACCTTGGTGGGCTTCGAGATGGCCGGAGCGTGGCTCACGTGGCTCGTCGAGTGGGAGTGCTCGTGCGCTTGGTTCTCGTCTTCGGCGGTGAAGCCGATGGGGTCGGAGGCCGGGAAGGTGCCCTCGACGGCCGCGTCGACGACGGTGAGGTCGTCGGCCGCGGCGTAGTTGGCGAGGTCGCGCTCGAAGGTCTCCTTGGCGACCGAGAGCTCGACGCGGTCTTGCGGGCGCTTCGGGCCGGAGATCGACGGCACGACGGTACCGAGGTCGAGCTCGAGGTACTCGCTGAACACGGGCTCCTGCGAGGGGTCGTGCCAGAGCTTCTGCAGCTTCGAGTAGGCCTCGACGAGGGCGACCTGCTCGTCGCTGCGGCCGGTGAGGCGCAGGTAGTCGAGGGTGACGTCGTCGATGGGGAACATGGCCGCGGTGGAGCCGAACTCGGGGCTCATGTTGCCGATGGTGGCGCGGTTCGCGAGCGGCACCTGGCCGACGCCCTCGCCGTAGAACTCGACGAACTTGCCGACCACGCCGTGCTTGCGCACCATCTCGGTGATGGTGAGCACCACATCCGTCGCCGTGACACCGGCGGGGATGGAGCCGGAGAGCTTGAAGCCGACGACCTTCGGGATGAGCATGGAGACGGGCTGGCCGAGCATGGCCGCCTCGGCCTCGATGCCGCCGACGCCCCAGCCGAGCACGCCCAGGCCGTTGACCATGGTGGTGTGCGAGTCGGTGCCGACGCAGGTGTCGGGGTAGGCGCGGAGGACCGTCTGGCCGAAGGAGTCGACGACCTCGCGGGTGTAGGTGACGCGGGCCAGGTACTCGATGTTCACCTGGTGCACGATGCCGGTGCCCGGGGGCACGACCTTGAAGTCGTCGAACGCGGTCTGGCCCCAGCGGAGGAACTGGTAGCGCTCGCCGTTGCGCTCGTACTCGATCTCGACGTTGCGCTCGAGGGCGTTCTCGGAGCCGAACAGGTCGACGATGACCGAGTGGTCGATGACGAGCTCGGCCGGGGCGAGCGGGTTGATCTTGGTGGGGTCGCCGCCGAGGGCGCCGACGGCCTCGCGCATGGTGGCGAGGTCGACGATGCAGGGCACACCGGTGAAGTCCTGCATCACCACGCGCGCGGGGGTGAACTGGATCTCGGTGTCGGGCTCGGCGGTGGGAACCCAGCTGCCGAGCGCGGTGATGTGCTCGGACGTGATGTTCGCACCGTCTTCGGTGCGGAGGAGGTTCTCGAGCAGCACCTTCAAGCTGAAGGGGAGCTTCTCGTGGCCGGCGACCTTGTCGATCCGGTAGACCTCGTACGACTTGTCCCCGACTTCGAGGGTGTCTTTCGAGCTGAAACTGTTCACTGCCGACACGTCGACCTCACCTTCGCTGACTCACGACAATCTTTGTTCGCGAGGGGCCTGAGGGCTAGGAAGGCGAGCCTTACAACAGACCCGCATCCCAGCATCCACGCCGAAAAAATTTATCTTGACGTCAAGATAAATATAGCACCGTCACTCCCGGTCGAAGACCAGGCCGCGGCTCTTCGCGATGCGGTACCAGAGCTCGATGCCGGCTGCTCCGAGGGCACCGACCCCGATGGCGAACAGCAGCGCGAGCGGGTCGCCGAGCTGCAGGGCGAAGAAGTCGCGGGACAGCGGCACGAGGTACGCCGCCGTGAACACCACTCCCACCGAGATCACCATGCCGAGCCGCCACGAGGTGAGCGGGCGGGCCAGCACGCAGAGCACCCAGAGGGAGACCAGGAAGAGCGTGACGGTGACGAGGCTGCGCGCCTCGGCCAGCGGCACCCAGGCCCGCAGCACGGCGAAGGAGGCGAGGATGGCGGCCGCCGCGAGGAGCCCGGAGGGGAGGGAGAACGCGAGCACCCTCCTCAGCACGCCGGGCTGGTAGCGGCGGCGGTTCGGCGCGAGGGCGAGGAAGAACGACGGGATGCCGATGGCCAGCGACGACACCAGCGTCATCTGCCGGGGCAGGAACGGGAACTGCCAGAGCAGGAAGGCGCTGGCGAGCGCGAGCACGATGCCGTAGACGGTCTTGGAGAGGAACAGGTTCGACACGCGCTCGACGTTCGCGATGACCCGGCGGGCGTAGGCGAGCACGGTCGGCAGCCGGTCGAACCGGCTGTCGAGCAGCACGATGCGCGAGACGGCCCGGGTGGCGGGCGTGGCGTTGCCCATGGCGATGCCGAGGTCGGCGTCCTTCACGGCCATGGCGTCGTTCACGCCGTCGCCCGTCATGGCGACCACCCGCCCGTCGGCCTGCAGCGTCTTCACGACCCGGCGCTTCTGCTCGGGTGCGACGCGCCCGTAGACGCTCGTTCGGCCGAGTGCCGCGGCGAGCTCGTCGTCGCTCTCGAGCGTGCCTGCGTCGACCGCGCCGGGCGGGAGACCGAGCTCGTCGGCGATGGCGCCCACCGTCACCGGGTTGTCGCCCGAGAGCACGACCACGCGCACGCCCTGCTCGTGGAAGTAGCCGAGCGTGTCGCGCGCATCCGGTCGCACCGCTTCGTGGAAGACGGCAATCGCCGCGGGGCGGAAGTCGCTGCCGGGGTCGACCCGGTCGGCGTAGTCGCTCGCGAGACCGGTGCCGAGGCCGAAGGCGAGGGCCCGCCTTCCCGAGGCGGCGATGGCGTTCGCCTGGGCGAGGGCGTCGGGATGCGCGGCGAACAGCCGCTCGGGCGCGCCGAGCAGCCACGTCTCGTCGC carries:
- the acnA gene encoding aconitate hydratase AcnA: MSAVNSFSSKDTLEVGDKSYEVYRIDKVAGHEKLPFSLKVLLENLLRTEDGANITSEHITALGSWVPTAEPDTEIQFTPARVVMQDFTGVPCIVDLATMREAVGALGGDPTKINPLAPAELVIDHSVIVDLFGSENALERNVEIEYERNGERYQFLRWGQTAFDDFKVVPPGTGIVHQVNIEYLARVTYTREVVDSFGQTVLRAYPDTCVGTDSHTTMVNGLGVLGWGVGGIEAEAAMLGQPVSMLIPKVVGFKLSGSIPAGVTATDVVLTITEMVRKHGVVGKFVEFYGEGVGQVPLANRATIGNMSPEFGSTAAMFPIDDVTLDYLRLTGRSDEQVALVEAYSKLQKLWHDPSQEPVFSEYLELDLGTVVPSISGPKRPQDRVELSVAKETFERDLANYAAADDLTVVDAAVEGTFPASDPIGFTAEDENQAHEHSHSTSHVSHAPAISKPTKVTTASGDRYTLDHGAVAVAAITSCTNTSNPSVMLAAGLLARNANKLGLKAKPWVKTTLAPGSKVVTDYYAKAGLTDDLEALGFYTVGYGCTVCIGNTGPLIDEVSAAINDNDLAVTAVLSGNRNFEGRISPDVKMNYLASPPLVIAYALAGSMNFDFETDALGQDTEGNDVFLRDIWPDSAEVQRTIDTSINTEMFDHEYSGVFDGDERWRSLPTPTGPTFEWDAESTYVRKPPYFEGMTLETTPVSDIAGARVLAKLGDSVTTDHISPAGNIKADSPAGKYLDEHGVARKDYNSYGSRRGNHEVMIRGTFANIRLKNQLLDGVEGGYTRDFTQEGGPQSFIYDASMNYQAAGIPLVIFGGKEYGSGSSRDWAAKGTSLLGVKAVIVESFERIHRSNLIGMGVVPLQFPAGESVESLGLDGTEVVSISGIEELNEGRTPKTVHVVAAPSENSPAGKETVEFDAVVRIDTPGEADYYRNGGILQYVLRSLV
- a CDS encoding HAD-IC family P-type ATPase; its protein translation is MIPPGSPGLDAAEVADRQARGLVNVSDSTTSRSVGSILRENVFTFFNGILTVCFLAVLLLGDLGDGLFYGIVVVNALIGIVQELRAKASLDRLALLAAPETAVRRSGEVVVLRPEEVVLGDLMLLRPGDQVTADAELGEVADLLVDESMLTGESEPVAKRPGETVLSGSLIVSGTAEALVTAVGADAYANSLTREIKKRTLVYSELRAATTRILVYLTWLLLPVIAVVVVGRVLAYGGLDGLHTVSIESWRAAGLDAVASVVGMIPEGLVLLTSLAFGVAVIQLGRQKVLVQELAAVEALARVDVLCVDKTGTLTTGDIGFERLVTLDEGFTSERLDRVLGIIAHDVAANQTALALRPHFALDGSLVLERLPFSSRRAFSAISLRRDEGDETWLLGAPERLFAAHPDALAQANAIAASGRRALAFGLGTGLASDYADRVDPGSDFRPAAIAVFHEAVRPDARDTLGYFHEQGVRVVVLSGDNPVTVGAIADELGLPPGAVDAGTLESDDELAAALGRTSVYGRVAPEQKRRVVKTLQADGRVVAMTGDGVNDAMAVKDADLGIAMGNATPATRAVSRIVLLDSRFDRLPTVLAYARRVIANVERVSNLFLSKTVYGIVLALASAFLLWQFPFLPRQMTLVSSLAIGIPSFFLALAPNRRRYQPGVLRRVLAFSLPSGLLAAAAILASFAVLRAWVPLAEARSLVTVTLFLVSLWVLCVLARPLTSWRLGMVISVGVVFTAAYLVPLSRDFFALQLGDPLALLFAIGVGALGAAGIELWYRIAKSRGLVFDRE